In Serinus canaria isolate serCan28SL12 chromosome 4, serCan2020, whole genome shotgun sequence, the sequence TGTGTCTTGTGGCTCAAAGGCTGGAACAGCAGGAGTACTGCTGAGGTGTCATTACATGACAAGCTCAGTGTTTAAGAATTTGGGAAGTGGATTAAATGTGATGCCTAAATGTGATGCACGTATGTTTCAGGggaagaaaagtaagaaaaacaaTGTCAGCTGTATTTTGCCTTTGTGTCAAATTCTGTAATGCCAGTTAGGCCACTGGGCTCCAGTGGGAAACCTCAGAGGAAAAGCCCAGTGGTACAGTGGGCCATAGGACCTGTGCAAATGTGTGTCTGATGTTATAATTTCCTGAAGCAAATGGCAGTgtcacagccagctcccagggTGACAACAAATGCTCCCTAAGTTGTCACTGTGCCTTACATGTCTGATCCTGCTGCCACATCCCTGTAAGCACGCTTGTCTGCAGCCCAGTCACCTGCCAGGATGCTCCCTGCATTTGGTGCTCAGCTTCCCCAGCACACCAGGGGCACATCTGCACTGCCTGCTGAGGTCACTCTCACAAGGCTGGTTGGTGActgcactggagctgcttcccaggcagcagggaagctgcagcagggaagttGCACCAGGGAAGCCGCAGCAGGGAAGCTGCCTCCCTCACACCCAGCCTTGTCTGGGAGGGCAGTGGGCATGATGAGGAGCAAATGCTGGGAATGTTGCAGAGGTACCCATGAGGGCTTTTGGAGATGGGGAAAGAGCAGGTGAATTTCTTGCTCTGCTGAAATCAGTGTTGGCATTGCCAGCATTGCAATCCAGCACCTAGAAATGTGGGGGTTTAATCCCATGCAATTAAGGAAAACAGAGTATGAAAGAGGGCAGATTGTTGTTTGCAACCCACCCTGCTTCATGCCCATGTTAAAGTTGGGCAGCAAGTTCTTGCCATGCTGTGATGTCACTTGTCATCAATAAAGGTTTTGAGTCATGAGCCAGAAGCCTCAAATTGACAGGAGATATGCAAggccccttcccctctgctcagaTAAAGGCAGTCAGGCACACTGGCTCTGTtaaaagcacagcaaagcctCCACTGACTTCAGGGAGTCCAAGAGGTCTGCTCCAGCTTCAGCTTCAGCCACTGGACCACTTTCCAGCCCCTCTTGTTCTGTCTGAGAGACTTAAGACACACGGGACTGAGACTCTAAATGGCACAATGGTGGGCTCCTACTAACACTTTATCAGCTAATTGCAGTTAActttaattttgccttttccacTCTTTACCAGTCTTCTTAACCTGCTTTTTAGCCAGGGCAAAATTAAACATGAGGAAAAAGGCTTATTCAGCATTATAATTATCTACTCCCAAGCTGTATAACAAAATGGTTTACACATTTAATTGGTTTTGTCTAATATTTCCACGTATACAGTAGTCCTATTAATGAATATCATAGCTTCATTACTGCATATCACATTTTGCAATGGTTCGTACCATAAAATAATGTCAGCACATCAATAACTTAAATAACACAAATGTAAACTCATTTTCTGCTTGTTATAATTACGATTTGAGCCTGAAAAGGCCTTTGATTTGTAAGACCATTCACATAATATGGAATGTaactttatttgcttttcttttgtatatAATGAGACACCGAAAGCCCTTGTCATCTCTTAACAGGATACTAAAGCAGCTCCGTTTCATGAATGACAGCACAATTAAAGctaaaaatcataattaaaaaaacccctttgtaCTGTACAATCTCAAATTAAAGCAAGAAAGATAATGACAATCTTTTGCATTAGCCAGGAAATGTGATTCTCTGCCACTGGgctgttttttcttgttgacAATTCACAGAATGTGGATATGGGTGTAGTTATAGGTGTGTGTATATTCTATGCAGAACAGCAGTCCCTATTTTGTTGATCTAGTTCTTCTAATTGTTTAGTTAAACTACCTAGCTGTTACAATTTAGAATACTACATTAACACATTTAACATCAAGTTTACATACTTGCGTCTTTGAAATACTAGGAACTTTTACACATTTTATTTGGCTTTGTAAGGACTGGAATATCACAGATAATGCAATCTACTTGTCTTTGAAAGAATATGGCTGTTCTCAACTAACTCTCTAAGGTTCAGAGTGAAATACATTTCTCTTTATATCTGTAGCTGacttcagagaagaaagagcATCTTCTTAAGCAGTCAGTCTGATGTTACAGTACAGATTCTGCagagatatatttatttaatgaaagaTTACTCTCTCTGGACTTTAGAGTCAAGCTGTTGCAGCAAAATTACTTCATTTAGACTAATTCTTTTCTACACAAATCTCAAGAAAAACCTATTCCAGGTATGTTTCGTAGTAGTATCTCCACATGACCAGAGGAGGGCACTTTGAACATCTTTGCACTGCCCAGGAGGCAGATGCAGAAGCACAGTGATACCCAATGTCGCGCAGTCCTGCCACCTCTCCCAACTCAGGCAGGCATTCTCGTGTCTGCAAAAACACAGAATCCAGATTGTACCACAGGGCTCTGTTCTGAAAACAGTGGGCAGATAAATCACTCTCTTCTCGCTAACTGTGATTTCTCCCGATTTCCCCCATTTAATTTGGTGTTGCTGCGGGCTAAACTAAGAGCAATGGATAATTCCTAAAAATCTTGCGAGGGGAGCtgtctccctctcctttctgaATATCCCTCCGTTATTAGCCCCTGGTATATTAGCAAATATTGATTGATTTAACCCTCTATGACTTATCCTGCTTCAGAAATTCCTTGCCTTTAACTGAAAAATGCACTTGGAAATGCACTCTCTGAGATATGTATTGCAACAGTGCATCTTTTCACATAAAACTCTTGTAAAAATACTGCTCCTTTCTACCTTCTGAGGGAGGTCACTCTGTATCCCAGatctgctctcctggcagagTACATAGCAGAGAAATcaatctcttctcttttccatacATAAACACAGTGTGGAGTTCAGCCAGTTTCCATGCAGGAAACATCTTTTTGGGCTTCATTTTGGCTGAAGGTATTAACCTTCTATGGAAAAGATTTTAATTCTGCAATCCTGTTGTTATTatagacagattttttttttgtcacctctgcttttttttgtttgtttgtttgtttaatgcAGAGAAATTATTAGAAAGGATTtagaaaccttttttctttttttaaatagaagtcTCTCCTCCACCTCGGGGAAACACACTGCTTATTAAATGtacttttttctccccccttaACATTattccatttctcttttcttctctctttttttctttctttttcttgatttttctcttcttttttccttcttttctagAGCAGAGAGGTACAAGAAGGAAGTTGCCTTTCATCAGCAGTCCTTTGAGATAGAGTAGAATTCAGTGAGTCCTCACCATGATAGGATCATAAACTTACTGGGTTAAACCATGCTAACTTTCCCTAAGCTGCCAAGTTTTAGCTGCACCATACATTTATGTGTTTCCTtgtgccttatttttttttcttataattttgtttttcttgatgACCCTGAGCTATGGCTTCTCGTTTCTACCTCTAGTCaaccttcctttcttttctggttttgccgATATAGGCCTCAAAGAAAAAATGGCAGAAGAGCACAAAGTAGCTGAGGTACATGAGAGAGGACCAGATGATGTTCTGCACGTGGGAATGGCACTGGCCATGCTGCATCCAGGAGAAGACCAGGTAATTGATCACGCAACCGATCAACATCTGAGTGATCTGCGACAGGGTGATGAACATGGCGAACTTGCGCGAGACCCTGAAGCCGGCAGCCCGCAAGGCATAGTACGAGTACATGACGGCGTGCACTCCGTAGTTCATGGTCATGAACCAGCCCCCGCCAGCCACCATGTCCTTGTAGGAGTACCAAGAGTAAAGTAACACAGTAATGTGATGGTACCAGTGTAAGAAGATGAGCTTCTGCTTCCTAAGAATAATGAATATTGTATCACCTGTAATGAAAAcgaaacacacacaaaagaaaaaaagaagaagaggggGAGGAAATGAGAAACATATCAAACAATTCCATAATTAACACAGTGCTCTCTTGCCTTTGCTGGAGTATGTACTACTTTAGAGCATGAAATCCACCTCAGCTCTAGATCTGAGGGCCTGTCTGAGAGCCAGTTTGGCTCCTAATCCCTATGCAATCTTTAGCAAACCAATGCATTGACATTTTCCCGTATAGATAACCCCATCTGAAAACTCCACAGGTTGACTTGGTTGCCCTTTGCTGCAAACATTATCCACAAAAGTCTGGGGTGAGGTAGGTAGATGTATGTGTATCATCTCTTACTGTGAGACTGCCCATTATATACTGTGACTggaagagaaatgcagcttgacagagagcagaaaacCCAGAGGAAGCAGCACAGTGTCCTCTGGCTCAACTGTCTACGTGCAAACTGAACCTGGTTAAAATCAGTAGAGCCTTTTGAAATAATACACAAAAAAGCTGTTGCATATGCAACTTACCATAATGAAAGAGATacttccaggaagaaatttgggtTATgttgaaacatttcttttctgcaaaTCAATCTCACTGTTGTAGAAAAGTATTATTcatctttcctgcttttttttcttctgtctgctTTTCATGATTGCAATGAGCATCTCAATTAGCTACCTGGATATATATGTATGCTACTTGTTTTCCACTGTTATACACACAGTGTTTCCAAAAGGATCCCTGAGATTTGAACCGGGGGGCTTAGTTTGATGTGTAAATATCCCAGGAAATCTAAGACTTGAATGTTAGTCATGGATGGAAGCAAAATTGCAGTGTCTTCACAGGGTCTGTAATAAACCGTAACGCTGCTGTTCACTTCATTAACTGCAAGATGTTGACTCATATTTTAATGAGTAATCATACGTTCAATGTATTGTTGCTGTGCAGTTCTAGCTGATGTTCCCCATTTTTAACAACTAAATTTCTGTGGGTTTGCAGCAATTTAAGCAGCAGGAAACCCAGGGATCCTGACACAGTAAGGCAACTGGTGTCTGTCTCATTCTAATTTTAATGCTGATGAAATTGCTGTCCTCTAATTTGCTGAATTAAATTACCTGCTGAAAGGTACAGTCTCATTTTTTGCTGTACACCTGAACACAGTGTGCAGTCCTTTGGTGTTTAATAAGGGCATCCTCTGGAATGAAAGTTGGAGGGCTGCTCCTTTCCATTAAAACAATCCTTTCTTACACTAATAAGCCATGGATGAGAACACATGAAGCCTGACTTTCAAGTTGGCTTTCACATGGTAAGTACCCTTATCTAGAAACCGCTGGAGAGATTTAAGTTTACAAAAATCAAGACTGGAAAAGCTAGGGATATTATGGGAAATTGGTTTCTACTTGGAGGAAGCAGACAGTCACAGCTTTCATAGTCTAGGGAGGAAGCACCTTACTGCTCATAATTGTACACTTAGATGTGTATTAAAGAACGAAAGCTGCAGAATGGAGGCAGAGCCTGACTCAAAGCTTCTTGCTGACACAGCTGCTCTAGCCCACCCTCCACTTCTGTAGGGTGTGTCACTGCTGATTATGCCACTCCTATTTGCCTGCAAGTAGTTCAGGAAAAGGTAAGGACCAGATTGCTTTTACTTCTTGACTGCCCTGCTGTGTATAATCACTGCAGTTTATTCCTGGGCTAAAACATGTAGTTTGGGCTTGGTTATGCTTACTCAGTTTTTCTGAGACGTAAATGGGATTTTGACAGTGATGAGACCCTTCTTGTGCTTTCTGCATGGACATTTCTTCtctaaaaatacacaaatgcttatgagagaaagagagagggtaCTCACCTAATTCGGGTGCTTTGCTTAGCACAAATGCATATGCCCAGAATTTGCTGACAGGTCCAATGTAAAAACTCTGGTCACACACTGACTGTTTCAGGCCTTTGGTCATCAAAATGTACAGCATATAAGCACCAGTTCGAACAGCACCGaatatactttaaaaacaaaaagagaaaattaggaAAGGTCAGTGGACATTTGAAATCACAATGCCGTCACTTCAAACCATTATGAGGAAAAGGCCAAAACGTTGCTGAAAGAGTAAGTTTGAGACAGCTTGAAAGTTGAAGAAGCTCTGCTGGCTTCTTGGAAGTTACTCTCAACTCAGACCTGTAAACTGGACTGCAGCCACATCTCCTGGTGCAAGTCTAACATCATGGAATGCTAACAtcagtgttttttatttcattacgACAGGAATGATCCTTCAGCTTTCAGGAGCAGGGAAACATTCTATTTCAGCTCAAAACAACATGCAGAGTTTTAATGCTGATGGCTGGGAAAGTACAACAAAATGGGTTGACAAAATGTTGTATTAGCAATATAATCAGGACCAATTCACTCTTCTGGTTTCCTCGGAGTTTCCTCTCATCTCTCCCTGTACATGCTACATCCAcaggagctctgagcacagccatACCTAGGCACACAGATTTTGATGAGGAATCTCAGTCAGAGCCAGTGTTTTGGAGCACATGCTTGACTTCATCCCTGAACAGATCATTGTTAACAGAGGAAACAGGTGATTAAATCAAGCTGTAAACAGCAGATTCACCTTCACCTCAT encodes:
- the ELOVL6 gene encoding elongation of very long chain fatty acids protein 6; amino-acid sequence: MNMSVLTLQEYEFEKQFNEHAAIQWMQENWKKSFLFSALYAAFIFGGRHLMNKRAKFELRKPLVLWSLSLAVFSIFGAVRTGAYMLYILMTKGLKQSVCDQSFYIGPVSKFWAYAFVLSKAPELGDTIFIILRKQKLIFLHWYHHITVLLYSWYSYKDMVAGGGWFMTMNYGVHAVMYSYYALRAAGFRVSRKFAMFITLSQITQMLIGCVINYLVFSWMQHGQCHSHVQNIIWSSLMYLSYFVLFCHFFFEAYIGKTRKERKVD